In the candidate division WOR-3 bacterium genome, one interval contains:
- a CDS encoding cyclic nucleotide-binding domain-containing protein: MDILKRVSLFHGLEDSQLSKIVEYLEEKNYEKGEIIFEEGSPGNYLFIINRGKVEVRLKRGDLVLVLAELEDGSFFGELSLISDAPRSATCTALKDSTLYLLKREDFWKIVEKDPRIGVTVLRNLAEELADRIRETNKNLETYFLINQAIVDNEQFRKLYIAAKGKTP, encoded by the coding sequence GTGGATATTTTAAAAAGAGTAAGTTTATTTCATGGATTGGAAGATAGTCAGCTTTCAAAAATAGTTGAATACTTGGAGGAAAAAAATTATGAGAAAGGAGAAATTATTTTTGAGGAAGGTTCTCCTGGAAATTATCTATTTATTATAAATAGGGGTAAAGTTGAAGTGAGGTTAAAGAGGGGTGATCTTGTGCTTGTTCTTGCTGAGCTTGAAGATGGGTCCTTTTTTGGAGAACTTTCTCTTATTTCTGATGCACCGAGGAGTGCCACTTGTACAGCTTTAAAAGATTCAACTCTTTATCTTTTAAAAAGAGAAGATTTCTGGAAAATTGTTGAGAAGGACCCGAGAATTGGGGTAACTGTTTTAAGAAACTTAGCAGAGGAGCTTGCAGATAGAATAAGAGAAACAAACAAAAATCTTGAAACTTATTTCTTAATTAATCAAGCAATTGTAGATAACGAACAATTTAGAAAACTTTACATAGCAGCAAAGGGGAAAACACCTTAA
- the rpsT gene encoding 30S ribosomal protein S20: MARKKSLSVLKRERQNEKRRMINRLYKLKIKNLIKKIRRTEKEEERKALFVELQSIVDKAVKRGVIHENKGSRIKSKVFKKLLKTQS; encoded by the coding sequence ATGGCAAGAAAAAAATCCCTATCTGTGTTAAAAAGAGAAAGACAAAATGAAAAAAGGAGAATGATAAATAGACTTTATAAATTAAAAATAAAAAATCTCATAAAAAAAATAAGGAGAACAGAAAAGGAGGAAGAGAGAAAAGCTTTATTTGTTGAATTGCAGAGTATAGTTGATAAGGCTGTAAAAAGAGGTGTTATACATGAAAATAAGGGTTCAAGAATAAAGTCCAAAGTTTTCAAAAAGCTTTTAAAGACACAGAGTTAA
- a CDS encoding phosphatidate cytidylyltransferase, which translates to MIKKEEQNFFTGATWVCISAFLLALFFPRKVAVISLLFLSISDNLASIVGKLFGKTKLFKNKTLEGFLAFLIVSFIITLFFQELSIKKKIIISLFASFVELFSGTIDDNFTVPLLTAILLYYVL; encoded by the coding sequence ATGATAAAAAAAGAAGAACAGAATTTTTTCACAGGTGCAACATGGGTATGTATATCTGCTTTTTTACTTGCACTCTTTTTCCCAAGAAAAGTAGCAGTTATCTCTCTTTTATTTCTCTCTATTTCAGACAATTTAGCAAGTATTGTGGGAAAACTATTCGGAAAAACAAAACTCTTTAAAAATAAAACTCTTGAAGGTTTTTTAGCTTTTCTTATTGTTTCTTTTATAATAACCCTTTTCTTTCAAGAACTTTCTATAAAGAAAAAAATTATTATATCTTTATTTGCTTCATTTGTAGAGCTATTTTCAGGAACCATTGATGATAACTTTACTGTTCCTTTATTAACTGCTATTTTATTATACTATGTCCTTTAA
- a CDS encoding peptidyl-prolyl cis-trans isomerase translates to MKTLILISLLITFNKKIEEAEKLIKAGKTKEAISLYREGIKDLKGNKKIKKEIEFFDILIREENYEEALSLIIDLENKVSEFSSIYPEILYRKAFLYEKMGNLQEAQRIYEKIVLNYKKSRVYKMASDRMESIFDLLSKDFVATFGPLSITYKEFNEFLENIPPYARPSPSDTNAIKRTLERLIYIKLLYLEALAEGLDLTEEFRNNLEKAKERILADLYMKKKNENIEVSEKEIREYYIKNRENYKIPDRWDLRRIEVKTENEASEILKKIKRGEKFEDLARNFSLAPDASNGGLITNFTEKSFPEEFVKPLKTMKEGDIKGPIRLKNGNFAIIKLEKIKKGEYRKMDEVKGQIESKLKNEKINKFWTKWKEEMYKKYDVKLYLKNE, encoded by the coding sequence ATGAAAACTTTAATTCTTATTAGTTTATTGATTACTTTTAATAAAAAAATTGAAGAAGCTGAAAAATTAATAAAAGCAGGAAAAACAAAAGAAGCGATAAGTTTGTATAGAGAAGGAATAAAAGATTTAAAGGGCAATAAAAAAATAAAAAAGGAAATAGAATTTTTTGACATACTTATAAGAGAAGAAAACTATGAAGAAGCTCTCAGTCTTATAATTGATTTAGAAAATAAAGTTTCAGAATTCAGCTCAATTTATCCTGAAATTTTATACAGAAAAGCTTTTTTATATGAAAAAATGGGTAATTTACAAGAAGCACAGAGAATTTATGAAAAAATTGTTTTGAACTATAAAAAATCAAGGGTTTATAAAATGGCGAGTGATAGAATGGAAAGTATTTTTGATCTTTTAAGCAAAGACTTTGTTGCAACTTTTGGACCTTTAAGTATAACTTATAAAGAATTTAATGAATTTTTAGAAAATATTCCTCCCTATGCAAGACCCTCTCCTTCTGATACCAATGCCATAAAAAGAACTCTTGAAAGACTCATTTATATAAAACTCCTCTATCTTGAAGCTTTAGCGGAAGGACTTGATTTAACAGAAGAATTTAGAAATAATTTGGAAAAAGCAAAAGAGAGAATACTTGCAGACCTTTATATGAAAAAGAAAAATGAAAATATAGAAGTTTCGGAAAAGGAAATTAGGGAGTATTATATTAAAAACAGAGAAAACTATAAAATCCCTGATAGATGGGATTTAAGGAGAATTGAGGTTAAAACAGAAAATGAGGCATCGGAAATTCTTAAAAAAATTAAAAGAGGAGAAAAATTTGAAGACCTGGCAAGAAATTTCTCCTTAGCACCTGATGCTTCAAACGGAGGTTTAATAACTAATTTTACTGAAAAAAGTTTTCCTGAAGAATTTGTAAAACCTTTAAAAACAATGAAAGAAGGAGATATAAAGGGTCCTATAAGATTAAAAAATGGAAACTTTGCTATAATAAAGCTGGAAAAAATAAAGAAGGGTGAATATAGAAAAATGGATGAAGTTAAGGGACAGATTGAAAGCAAACTAAAAAATGAGAAAATTAATAAATTCTGGACAAAATGGAAAGAAGAAATGTATAAAAAGTACGATGTAAAACTATATTTAAAAAATGAGTAA
- the tyrS gene encoding tyrosine--tRNA ligase: MSKEIEILLKGIAEIVTREELEEKINKKKVLTIKYGADPSKPDLHLGHYICLRKLKEFQDLGHKVIFIIGDFTAMIGDPSGRSKTRPMLTRKEVEENSKTYFEQVFKILDREKTEIRYNSEWLSKLTPEDIIRLSAKATVAKLLDRDDFSERYKKGIPISLHEFLYPVFQAYDSIYIKADVEIGGSDQHFNFALTREIMKQMDLEPQVFITLPLLEGTDGKLKMSKSYGNSINFFDEPEDIFGKVMSIPDSLILKYYKLVLLKEEKEIKEFVEKNPLEAKEKLAFEITKIFYDEEKAERARSYFNKTFRKREIPEEIPEYRTGSKKLLEILFESRVVSSKSEARRLIRQKAIDINGESVIDENLVLDKGEYRLKIGKRKFLKVIVE; the protein is encoded by the coding sequence ATGAGTAAGGAGATAGAAATTTTACTTAAGGGGATAGCAGAAATTGTCACAAGAGAAGAGCTGGAGGAAAAAATTAATAAAAAAAAGGTTTTAACCATTAAATACGGAGCAGATCCTTCAAAACCAGACTTACATTTAGGTCATTACATATGTCTCAGAAAATTAAAAGAGTTTCAGGATTTGGGACATAAGGTAATTTTTATAATCGGTGATTTTACAGCAATGATAGGTGACCCTTCAGGAAGATCAAAAACAAGACCTATGCTAACAAGAAAAGAAGTTGAAGAAAATTCAAAAACCTACTTTGAACAGGTTTTTAAAATTCTTGATAGAGAGAAAACAGAAATAAGGTATAACAGTGAATGGCTTTCTAAACTTACCCCAGAAGATATAATAAGACTTTCTGCAAAGGCTACAGTAGCAAAATTGCTTGATAGAGACGATTTTTCTGAAAGGTATAAAAAGGGAATACCAATATCACTTCATGAATTCCTATACCCTGTTTTTCAGGCTTATGATTCAATTTATATTAAGGCAGATGTGGAAATAGGTGGAAGTGATCAGCATTTTAACTTTGCTTTAACAAGAGAAATTATGAAACAGATGGATTTAGAACCACAAGTTTTTATAACTCTTCCCCTGTTAGAAGGAACTGATGGAAAGCTTAAAATGAGTAAATCCTATGGAAACAGTATAAACTTTTTCGACGAACCGGAAGATATATTCGGAAAGGTAATGTCAATTCCTGATAGTTTAATTTTAAAATACTATAAACTTGTTCTTTTAAAGGAAGAAAAAGAGATAAAAGAATTTGTTGAAAAAAATCCACTTGAAGCAAAAGAAAAACTTGCTTTTGAAATAACAAAAATTTTTTATGATGAAGAAAAAGCAGAAAGAGCAAGATCATATTTTAATAAAACTTTTAGAAAAAGGGAAATACCAGAGGAAATTCCTGAATACAGAACAGGAAGTAAAAAACTTCTTGAGATTCTTTTTGAAAGCAGAGTTGTTTCAAGTAAAAGTGAGGCAAGGCGTCTTATAAGACAAAAAGCTATCGATATAAACGGTGAAAGTGTTATAGATGAAAATCTTGTGCTTGATAAAGGGGAATATAGGTTAAAAATAGGAAAGAGAAAATTTTTAAAAGTTATAGTTGAGTAA
- a CDS encoding 1-deoxy-D-xylulose-5-phosphate reductoisomerase, with the protein MNIFVFGATGSIGKNFFSLLKKYPELKPVGIQAHKNERKLLELKKKFNIDFAFITGKIGENKEIIYDREKLKDFVNSNRVEKILFGAGGIDLADIFLEILNSGKRVCMANKEIIIAFGEIIKNKNLTNLIPVDSEHSSIFRILKNIKKDELKKIIITASGGPFYNIKNSKLSKISVREALRHPRWKMGKKITIDSATLINKGFEVIEAHYLFDIEPEKIDVLYHPESKVHGMVLLKDGTYIAHIGETDMRIPILYALFYPEIKEYKGLKKFYEKLNFKKLKREKRKLIDLCFKALKEKRGKPAFLIGADEELVNLFLKGKIKFPDIERILLKIYKKAPHINDRNFNEIMKIIEISKNLVYKEIK; encoded by the coding sequence GTGAATATTTTTGTATTTGGAGCAACCGGTTCTATAGGGAAAAATTTTTTTTCCCTTTTAAAAAAATATCCTGAGCTTAAACCAGTTGGAATTCAGGCTCATAAGAATGAAAGAAAACTTTTAGAATTAAAGAAAAAATTTAACATTGATTTTGCTTTCATAACAGGAAAAATTGGAGAAAACAAAGAAATAATCTACGACAGGGAAAAATTAAAGGATTTTGTAAATTCTAATAGAGTAGAAAAGATACTTTTCGGTGCCGGTGGTATTGACCTGGCTGATATATTTTTAGAAATTTTAAATTCAGGAAAAAGAGTATGTATGGCTAATAAGGAGATTATAATTGCTTTTGGAGAAATAATAAAAAATAAAAATTTAACAAATTTAATTCCTGTAGATTCAGAACATTCTTCAATTTTCAGAATTTTAAAAAATATAAAAAAGGATGAATTAAAAAAAATTATAATAACCGCTTCAGGTGGTCCTTTTTACAACATTAAAAATTCAAAATTATCAAAAATAAGTGTAAGGGAAGCCCTTAGACATCCGAGGTGGAAAATGGGAAAAAAAATAACCATTGATTCTGCAACTCTTATAAATAAAGGTTTTGAAGTCATTGAAGCACATTACTTATTTGATATTGAACCTGAAAAAATTGATGTTCTTTATCATCCTGAAAGTAAGGTTCATGGAATGGTTTTATTAAAGGATGGAACATATATAGCTCATATAGGTGAAACTGATATGAGAATTCCAATTCTGTATGCTCTTTTTTATCCTGAAATTAAAGAATATAAAGGATTAAAAAAATTTTATGAAAAATTAAACTTTAAAAAATTAAAAAGGGAAAAAAGAAAATTGATTGATTTATGTTTTAAAGCTTTAAAAGAAAAAAGGGGAAAACCTGCATTTCTTATAGGAGCAGATGAAGAACTTGTTAATTTATTTTTAAAGGGCAAAATAAAATTTCCAGATATTGAAAGAATTCTTTTAAAGATTTATAAAAAAGCGCCCCATATAAATGATAGAAACTTTAATGAAATAATGAAAATTATTGAAATTTCAAAAAATTTAGTGTATAAAGAGATTAAATGA
- the rseP gene encoding RIP metalloprotease RseP: protein MSTILITLLLLSILIFIHEFGHFIVSKSLKVPVEEFSIGFGPKILSFKIKETTFKVSSIPFGGYVKIFGEESEGENSFWERPFIIKFLILIAGVVFNFIFGFLIIFLLFFIFGIVESPPYIDEPPQKSPAFLSGFKFKDKILKVDGKNFIRWKDFYAVFQDGDTHRVKVLRNKKDTFELKLCGIWDDTLSRYDTGLEPIFFPVIGEVLKDFPAEKAGIKKGDTVIKINNTEIRKWDEIQKIIENSKGEEVSIYVKRGNDTLKFLIKPVKVNDSYKIGVRADINLIKLPFFSALLFAWEETYFIVYQTFRILYLLIKRKAPISSVGGPVMIGKVIGETKDKGLSSLLFILAFISINLALINLFPFPALDGGHLLIVIIEAIVRKRLAFKLRTLIQLIGFVFLISLAILITIFDIHRLLK from the coding sequence ATGTCTACAATTTTAATTACACTTTTGCTTCTATCTATATTAATATTTATTCACGAATTCGGACATTTTATTGTAAGTAAATCGCTTAAAGTTCCTGTGGAGGAGTTTTCTATTGGATTTGGTCCTAAAATTTTATCCTTTAAAATTAAAGAAACAACCTTTAAGGTTTCCTCTATACCTTTTGGTGGTTATGTAAAAATATTTGGTGAGGAAAGTGAAGGAGAAAATTCCTTCTGGGAAAGACCATTTATAATTAAATTTTTAATCCTTATAGCAGGTGTTGTTTTCAATTTCATTTTTGGTTTTTTGATAATTTTTTTATTATTTTTTATCTTTGGAATTGTCGAATCTCCTCCTTATATTGATGAACCTCCCCAAAAAAGTCCTGCCTTTTTAAGTGGTTTTAAATTTAAAGATAAAATATTAAAAGTTGATGGTAAAAATTTTATAAGATGGAAAGATTTTTATGCAGTTTTTCAGGATGGTGATACACACAGAGTAAAAGTATTGAGAAATAAAAAAGATACTTTCGAACTCAAACTCTGTGGAATCTGGGATGATACTCTTTCAAGGTATGATACTGGTTTAGAGCCTATTTTCTTTCCTGTTATTGGTGAAGTTTTAAAAGATTTTCCAGCTGAAAAAGCAGGTATTAAAAAAGGTGATACAGTTATAAAGATAAATAACACAGAAATAAGAAAATGGGATGAAATTCAAAAAATTATTGAAAACTCAAAAGGTGAAGAAGTTTCAATTTATGTTAAAAGGGGAAATGATACTTTAAAATTTTTAATAAAACCTGTTAAAGTTAACGATTCATATAAAATAGGTGTAAGAGCAGATATAAATTTAATAAAATTGCCTTTTTTTTCTGCTCTTTTATTTGCTTGGGAAGAAACATATTTTATAGTATATCAAACATTCAGAATTCTCTATTTACTGATAAAAAGAAAAGCTCCAATTAGTTCGGTTGGAGGTCCGGTTATGATAGGTAAAGTAATAGGAGAAACTAAAGATAAAGGACTTTCTTCTCTCTTATTTATTCTTGCCTTCATTTCAATCAATTTAGCTCTTATAAATCTCTTTCCTTTTCCAGCACTTGATGGAGGTCATTTATTAATAGTTATAATTGAAGCAATAGTAAGAAAAAGGCTTGCTTTTAAATTAAGAACTCTTATTCAGTTAATAGGTTTCGTTTTTCTAATTTCTCTCGCGATCCTCATAACAATATTTGACATTCACAGGTTACTCAAATGA
- a CDS encoding N-acetylmuramoyl-L-alanine amidase — protein sequence MFKFFIVLILSAPPNDRIKELEKYNEMIEKASREFNVDPDILKIIGYMETKFHQPLCPSIDRKYGMMGIPEEDTIYINDIKLNYVPDKWVECETHDKGRTQIQYKGKLKLIVLDVENNIRFAAYLLRKYLNEEKGNIEKALLKYFKGNELKLNRFFEIYKKGFEEGNIKIEGKEIKIHEKIFQAPELDSINRFIPADPSNYTPSNRPSSYPIQYVIIHTTQGSYEGTISWFQNPNSNVSAHYVLRSNDGHSTQMVLHKDIAWHAGNWTYNTLSIGTEHEGWIEQNGWYTDEMYKKSAYITRSIINLFSVPFDRQHIIGHNEVPGSTHTDPGPYWDWTYYMRLVGYLPSPDTLVDDLSKGFKRGGPYSSWWFKDNVGQGYGGHIFWTYTWTNPVSNWARWTPNLPDTGDYEIFVYIPADTSFKGNVRYKIYNLIETTPYWVNQGNSNGIWKSLGVYPMPKGGNYINGCVTLGDTSNVSGKKIAFDAVKFRFLNSIDNLSFYLIDDGSPLCYFYGNWNLSSYTGYLSDYRWAYTNQNDSVKYDFSSLISGVYEVRIFVRKGYNRTQNAHYRIYAQNGIFDFYVNQYSQGVNQVGWIFCDTFTLISPFYLILYSNAQTGDVVISDAVKFSFISPLYVEEKEFNDKFFNYKDGKLILSFKDNNSFLNIYDVTGRNVYKEFLLSKGKKEINLRLTSGTYFIILKGKEKRIAKFIVLNNF from the coding sequence ATGTTTAAATTTTTTATAGTACTTATATTATCTGCTCCTCCTAATGATAGAATTAAAGAACTTGAAAAATATAATGAAATGATTGAAAAAGCCTCAAGGGAATTTAATGTGGATCCTGATATACTAAAAATAATAGGTTATATGGAAACAAAATTTCACCAGCCCTTATGCCCTTCAATTGATAGAAAATACGGGATGATGGGCATCCCTGAAGAAGATACCATATATATTAATGATATTAAACTAAACTATGTTCCTGATAAATGGGTTGAATGTGAAACCCATGATAAAGGAAGAACTCAGATTCAATATAAAGGTAAATTAAAATTAATTGTTCTTGATGTTGAAAACAATATCAGATTTGCAGCATACCTTTTGAGAAAATATCTGAATGAAGAAAAGGGAAATATAGAAAAAGCTCTATTAAAATATTTTAAAGGAAATGAACTTAAATTAAATAGATTTTTTGAAATTTATAAAAAGGGATTTGAAGAAGGCAATATAAAAATTGAAGGAAAAGAAATAAAAATTCATGAAAAAATTTTCCAAGCACCTGAACTTGATAGCATAAACCGGTTTATCCCAGCTGACCCTTCAAATTACACACCTTCTAACAGACCCTCTTCTTATCCAATTCAATATGTTATAATTCACACAACACAGGGAAGTTATGAGGGAACAATTTCCTGGTTCCAAAATCCAAACTCCAATGTTTCTGCCCATTATGTTTTGAGATCAAATGATGGACATTCAACCCAGATGGTTTTACACAAAGATATTGCCTGGCATGCTGGGAACTGGACATATAATACTTTAAGCATAGGAACTGAACACGAAGGTTGGATTGAACAGAATGGTTGGTATACTGACGAGATGTATAAAAAATCTGCTTACATAACAAGGTCAATTATAAATTTATTTAGTGTTCCTTTTGATAGACAGCATATAATAGGACATAATGAGGTTCCTGGCTCAACTCATACAGATCCTGGACCTTACTGGGACTGGACATATTATATGAGACTTGTGGGATATTTACCCTCTCCAGACACATTAGTAGATGACCTTTCAAAGGGTTTTAAACGAGGTGGACCTTATTCTTCATGGTGGTTCAAGGATAATGTGGGACAAGGTTACGGAGGACATATTTTCTGGACTTATACATGGACAAATCCTGTTTCTAACTGGGCAAGATGGACACCAAATTTACCTGATACAGGAGATTATGAAATATTTGTATATATACCAGCAGATACTTCTTTTAAGGGAAATGTAAGATATAAAATTTATAACTTGATAGAAACTACTCCATACTGGGTTAATCAGGGAAATTCTAATGGTATTTGGAAAAGTCTTGGAGTTTATCCAATGCCTAAAGGTGGAAATTATATAAATGGATGTGTTACACTCGGAGATACTTCAAATGTTTCCGGTAAAAAGATAGCTTTTGATGCAGTTAAATTTAGATTTTTAAATTCTATTGATAATTTGTCCTTCTATTTAATAGATGACGGGAGTCCTCTTTGTTATTTTTATGGCAACTGGAATTTATCTTCTTACACGGGATATTTATCAGATTATAGATGGGCTTATACAAATCAAAATGATTCTGTTAAATATGACTTTTCATCACTAATTTCCGGAGTTTACGAAGTCAGAATTTTTGTAAGAAAAGGATATAATAGAACACAGAATGCCCATTATAGGATATATGCTCAAAATGGAATCTTCGATTTTTATGTAAATCAATATTCTCAAGGAGTAAATCAAGTTGGATGGATTTTCTGTGATACCTTTACTTTAATTTCTCCCTTTTATCTAATTTTATATTCAAATGCACAAACTGGTGATGTTGTTATTTCTGATGCAGTTAAATTTTCCTTTATTTCTCCTTTATATGTTGAGGAAAAAGAATTTAATGATAAATTTTTCAATTATAAAGATGGTAAATTAATTTTAAGTTTTAAAGATAATAATTCTTTTCTAAATATTTACGATGTAACAGGAAGAAATGTTTATAAAGAATTTTTGCTTTCAAAGGGTAAAAAAGAAATTAATTTAAGATTGACTTCAGGAACATATTTTATAATTTTAAAGGGGAAGGAAAAAAGAATTGCGAAATTTATAGTTTTAAATAATTTTTAA
- a CDS encoding DNA recombination protein RmuC → MILGIILILLVIISFIFLYLKIEELKKDQSIRLLQEQINGLRIEINQNLQNATGNINQTISKTYEIFSDVRERLGGLHEATKRVIELSEDVKKLEDLLKPPKLRGELGELLLENILNQILPKENYEFQYQFKSGKKVDAIIKIGDKIIPVDAKFPLDSFNRMISAENEREFSKYRGEFLRDVKNRIDETSKYILPLEGTFDFALMYIPAENVYYEAFVKDKEIFEYCMEKKVIPVSPNTFYAYLSTLLYGLRGLKIEEKAKEIVSMLQKIENDIKTTRDFFERAKNQLKNSIENLDKADKILDELIKSITRIK, encoded by the coding sequence ATGATTTTAGGAATTATTTTGATTTTATTAGTAATTATTTCTTTTATTTTTCTTTATTTAAAAATAGAAGAGCTTAAAAAAGATCAGTCTATAAGATTATTACAGGAGCAGATAAATGGGTTAAGAATAGAAATAAATCAGAATCTACAAAATGCAACTGGAAACATCAATCAAACTATTAGCAAAACTTATGAGATTTTCTCTGATGTCAGGGAAAGACTCGGTGGTTTACATGAGGCGACAAAAAGAGTTATTGAACTTAGCGAGGATGTAAAAAAATTAGAAGACCTTCTAAAACCACCAAAACTTCGCGGAGAGCTTGGAGAACTTCTTTTAGAAAATATTTTAAACCAGATTCTTCCTAAAGAAAATTATGAATTTCAATATCAGTTTAAAAGTGGGAAAAAAGTTGACGCAATAATTAAAATCGGGGACAAAATTATACCAGTTGATGCTAAATTTCCCTTAGATAGTTTTAATAGAATGATAAGTGCTGAGAATGAGAGAGAATTTTCAAAATATAGAGGCGAGTTTCTTAGGGATGTAAAAAATAGAATTGATGAAACATCTAAATATATTTTACCTTTAGAAGGAACTTTTGATTTCGCTTTGATGTATATTCCCGCTGAAAATGTTTATTATGAAGCCTTTGTAAAAGATAAAGAAATTTTTGAATATTGCATGGAGAAAAAAGTTATACCTGTTTCCCCAAATACTTTTTATGCTTATTTAAGCACACTTCTATATGGTTTAAGAGGTTTAAAGATTGAAGAAAAAGCAAAGGAAATTGTCAGTATGTTACAGAAAATTGAAAATGATATAAAAACCACAAGGGATTTTTTTGAACGGGCAAAAAATCAATTAAAAAATTCAATTGAAAATCTTGATAAGGCAGATAAAATACTTGATGAGCTCATAAAAAGCATTACACGGATAAAATGA